Part of the Candidatus Woesearchaeota archaeon genome is shown below.
TGAGAAAGCACTGCAAAAAGCTGCTTATCATAACGCAGGGGAGCGAAAAAAAGACCTCAGCAGCAAAGCTTATCAAGAAAGAGATTGGCGGCGAAATTGACGACATTGTGTCTGCTCTTCCTCCCGGAGAAGTAAAAGTTTCAAAGCAGGAATGACGGAATAAAGATAATGAAAAAATAATCTAAAAATAAGGTAGAGATGATATAACCGCTTAAAATGGATGAACTTAAAAAAAGGATAAAGGAAAAGGCAAAAGCAATCCCAATAGTTGTAAGGATAGGAAAAATGGGAGTCACAAAAGAGCTGCTTTCAGAAATAGAGAGGCACCTCAATAAAAAAGGGATTGTAAAAGTCAAGATGCTCAACAATTTCACAGGCGAGCATGACAGGTTTGAGACAGCGGGGGAAATAGCTGAGAAGACCGGCTCAACCCTCATAGATGTCAAGGGCTTTGTGATAATCCTTTACAAGTTCGGATAGGAATCAAAGAGGAAAAATATCAAATAAGAACCTCAAATAGGAAATGTTTATATATTTATAAGACAGGAAAAAAGAGAGAATAGCGTGATAAGAAATGGAAGAAATTGCTGCAAAAAAGCTTCTGAAAGCGGGATTTGCAAAATTTGAATACGAAAAAGAAGTAAAGGCAATGAAATCAAG
Proteins encoded:
- a CDS encoding YhbY family RNA-binding protein, with translation MDELKKRIKEKAKAIPIVVRIGKMGVTKELLSEIERHLNKKGIVKVKMLNNFTGEHDRFETAGEIAEKTGSTLIDVKGFVIILYKFG